Below is a genomic region from Candidatus Korarchaeota archaeon NZ13-K.
GGAGGGGAGGAAGGAGATACTTATGATACACACGAGGAACATGCCCCTCTCAGATGACGTGGACCTTGACAGGCTGGCTGACATAACTCACGGCTTCGTTGGGGCGGATCTAGCCGCACTGGTGAGGGAGGCTGCGATGAGGGCTTTGAGAAGGCTCATGAAGGAAATCAACCTTCTTGAGAGCGAAAAAATTCCTCCAGAGGTTCTGGAGAGGCTCAAGGTTACAATGGATGACTTCATGGAGGCTTTCAAGGATATAACGCCCTCCGCCATGAGGGAGGTCGTGGTTCAGGTTCCTAACGTGAGATGGAATGACATAGGAGGACTTGAGAGCGTGAAGGAGGAGCTCAAGATGGCCGTCGAGTGGCCCCTAAAGTATCCGGAGCTATTCGAGGCGAGCGGAGCAAGGCAACCCAAGGGGATACTGCTCTTCGGCCCTCCCGGAACAGGGAAGACCCTACTGGCCAAGGCGGTGGCAAACGAGAGCGAGGCGAACTTCATAAGCGTGAAGGGACCTGAGATAATGAGCAAGTGGGTTGGGGAGAGCGAGAAGGCTGTCAGGATGATATTCAGGAGGGCCAGGCAGGTGGCCCCAGCGATAATATTCATAGATGAGATTGACTCCATCGCCCCGATCAGGGGATACTCGAGCGATTCGGGGGTCACCGAGAGGGTGATAAGTCAGCTACTCACTGAGATGGACGGTCTTGAGGAGCTGAGGAGGGTGGTGGTGATAGCTGCGACGAACAGGCCTGACCTCATAGATCCGGCCCTCCTGAGGCCAGGAAGGTTCGACAGGCTGATATACGTGCCACCACCGGACAGGGAGGCGAGGCTCCAGATACTCAAGATACACACCAGGGGCAAGCCCCTGGCCCAAGACGTCGATCTGGAGGAGCTGGCCTCGAGGACCGAGGGTTACACGGGAGCGGATCTAGCTAACCTGGTGAACCTAGCTACGCTGATGGCCCTCAGGGAGCACATAAACAAGTACAAGGATCCCAAGGAAGCCGTCGCTCACAAATCAGAGCTCATGGTCACGAGGAAGCACTTCGAGGAGGCTATGAAGAAGGTCAGACCCCTCGGGAGGGAGGAAATAGAGAGGTATGAGAGGTTGGCCGAGGAGTTCATGAGGAGGGTCTCGGCCTGATCCCTTTTATTTTTCACCCCACCGGTTGGCGCATGCCCCTCCGCGTCGGTATCAACGGCTTCGGTAGGATAGGGAGACAGGTTTTTAAGATAGGTTTGAGGAACCAAAAGCTGGATTTCGTCGCGATCAACGACGTGACGGAGCCGAAGGTGCTGGCTCACCTGCTCAAGTACGATTCGATCTTCGGGAGGTTCGGCGGGGAAGTGAGCTACAAGGAGTCCTCCATAGTGGTTAACGGGAAGGAGATCAGGGTTTTCAGTCAGAGGGATCCATCCTCCATTCCCTGGGATGAGCTGGGAGTTGATCTGGTGATAGAGGCATCGGGAGTGTTCACAAGAAGGGATGACGCGGCCAAGCACATCAGGGGGTCCGTCAAGAAGGTCGTGATAACGGCCCCCTCCAAGGGGGAGTCCGCTGACTACACCGTTGTGATGGGGGTCAACGAGGAGGGCATCGATGTGCGGAGGCACCATGTGATAAGCAACTCCTCCTGCACGACGAATGCCTTCGCCATAATGGTGAAGGTCCTGCATGAGAGATTCGGATTGAGGAGAGGAGTTATGACCACGGTCCATGCATACACGAACGATCAGAGGATACTGGACGCCCCCCACTCCGACCTCAGGAGGGCCAGGGCCGCGGCCATTTCGATAATCCCAACCTCGACGGGGGCGGCCAAGACGATAGAGCTCATATTCCCCGAGCTCAAGGGGAGGCTCTCGGCTATAGCTCTCAGGGTTCCAACATACGATGTCTCCCTGGTCGACTTCGCCGCCGAACTGGAGAGGAAGGTGAGCGTCGATGAGGTGAACGGGGCCTTCGAGGAGGAGGCCAAGGGAAGGCTTTCGAGGTACCTGGGAATAGCGGAGGACCCCATAGTCTCCGTGGACCTCATAGGGGATGAGCACAGCGTGGTCTTCGATCCCTCCCTGACGCAGGTGGTTGACGGCAACCTGGTCAAGGTCTTCGGTTGGTACGATAATGAGTGGGGTTACTCTGCTAGGGTGGTGGACCTGGTCGACTACCTGAGGGAGAGGATGGGGATCCAGTGATCCCCATTTCTCAGCTCATGAAAGGGTCGCTGGGGGCTTACTCTATGTATATGGCCGGCTTACCTGGGAGCGCCCTGCCGGCCCTCCCCCTGGGGTCGTATGAGGGGTTATCCTCATCCTCCACCACCACCTCCATGCCAAGCCTCCTCCTCAGGTAGTCCCTCGCGGACTCCAAGACGGATCTCTCCATCTCCCTATCCGGGAGCCAGGGCCATCCTCCGCTGGAGAGCTGCTTGACTATCTCCGAAACGGACTTGGCCCTCTCCCTGAAGGCATCTTCCCTCATGAGCTCGGGGATTATCCTCCTGGGATCGAGGCCCAGCTCGGTCCTCAGCTCATCCACCCTCCTGAAGAGCTCATACTTCCAGGATGAGGCCACGTAGACGTAAAGCTTGCTTCCAGATATCCCGGTCGAGGTGACGCTCCTGACATCATCGATGACGTTCAACAGCAGCCTGTAGGAGATCTCCGCCTCCCTGTACTCCGGCATCTCGTCCGGGGACGGCCACCTCGCCTTCGAGACGAATCCTTCCTCCCCTAGGATCTCCCAAACCTCCTCGGCCGTATGGGGCGCGAAAGGAGAGAGCAATCTCGCCCAAACGCCCAGTAGGAACTTCATCAGGGATCCGTTGACCTCAGATCCCTTGATCTCCAGGTAGTCCTCTACCTCGTTCAGGAGCAGGTAAATCACGTGGTGTATGGCCTCCCTGGTCCTGCACTCCTCCATCGCCTCTGTCACCTCCCTGACGTGGGACCTGAGGGCCGTGATAATCCACCTGTCCCAGAGATCACCGATTACGAGCTCCTTCTCGAAGTCCTTGAACCTCTGGGCCAGATCCAATATCCTGAGAAGCCTTTTGAGCGTGCTAACAGCCACTATTGGTGAGAAGTCCGCATCGGATGAGAGTTCTGCTGATCCAAGTACGGAGAGCCTTATAGGATCTGCTCCGAACATCTCCACGGCCTGGCCTAT
It encodes:
- a CDS encoding AAA family ATPase, with translation EGRKEILMIHTRNMPLSDDVDLDRLADITHGFVGADLAALVREAAMRALRRLMKEINLLESEKIPPEVLERLKVTMDDFMEAFKDITPSAMREVVVQVPNVRWNDIGGLESVKEELKMAVEWPLKYPELFEASGARQPKGILLFGPPGTGKTLLAKAVANESEANFISVKGPEIMSKWVGESEKAVRMIFRRARQVAPAIIFIDEIDSIAPIRGYSSDSGVTERVISQLLTEMDGLEELRRVVVIAATNRPDLIDPALLRPGRFDRLIYVPPPDREARLQILKIHTRGKPLAQDVDLEELASRTEGYTGADLANLVNLATLMALREHINKYKDPKEAVAHKSELMVTRKHFEEAMKKVRPLGREEIERYERLAEEFMRRVSA
- the gap gene encoding type I glyceraldehyde-3-phosphate dehydrogenase, coding for MPLRVGINGFGRIGRQVFKIGLRNQKLDFVAINDVTEPKVLAHLLKYDSIFGRFGGEVSYKESSIVVNGKEIRVFSQRDPSSIPWDELGVDLVIEASGVFTRRDDAAKHIRGSVKKVVITAPSKGESADYTVVMGVNEEGIDVRRHHVISNSSCTTNAFAIMVKVLHERFGLRRGVMTTVHAYTNDQRILDAPHSDLRRARAAAISIIPTSTGAAKTIELIFPELKGRLSAIALRVPTYDVSLVDFAAELERKVSVDEVNGAFEEEAKGRLSRYLGIAEDPIVSVDLIGDEHSVVFDPSLTQVVDGNLVKVFGWYDNEWGYSARVVDLVDYLRERMGIQ